Proteins encoded within one genomic window of Schistocerca gregaria isolate iqSchGreg1 unplaced genomic scaffold, iqSchGreg1.2 ptg000831l, whole genome shotgun sequence:
- the LOC126322692 gene encoding uncharacterized protein LOC126322692, producing the protein MNVLKKIQSKHNQNAAASSLWSAERKPYTGDDPVQFWRQQNADASGSQVDETINLSEVDQAGSIMSTVGESSGGSYLAEAPSRYQSSEWPSASSSFASQYGAKSESSWRGLSREDSPSRAQYEGDSKEREVSDYASDPEEVESELESSTEIFKSPPTADEDKPAADRGRTGTGPLPSPKSFFDMAGSPSRSAQSSAGEGEESQDLSDSLKSQVMSYSTSVPSRLDETLEESMSIWPQRKEGDGVREDEESLPSNSIARQEWEESQEESRAKLSFANSPQDADHPYHAPLSPPYDKRTDIMEEDDAAQRESYSPAKFRYTRPPLSPVNRNLAPPSRPSSRRSDFESLKSEFFGPSSSNRDTAAYVYEQLKTPRDRWGRPKRNRLPPLEFWRNERVVYGHRKGELIPSLIGVIRNTSIPTPLRPSRRRRLPTPPIEAAMGDHGDTQYGTISAAPGEGGREEKRVVAIKTPTWKTISIGNPKALIADSFGGVTGWIKLLSGSRQEFGADPRQSKVFFVQKGQLSVQIDKKVIHVSSGGTVLVPPNYSFTLTNISKGYVPCILAFIAYPGDMLPSDEVLL; encoded by the exons ATG AACGTGCTAAAAAAAATACAGAGCAAACACAACCAAAATGCCGCTGCTTCGAGTTT atggtcCGCAGAGAGGAAGCCGTACACGGGCGATGACCCGGTCCAGTTCTGGAGGCAACAGAATGCCGACGCGAGCGGAAGTCAGGTAGATGAGACGATAAATTTGAGCGAGGTCGACCAGGCCGGCTCGATTATGTCAACGGTGGGAGAGTCCAGCGGGGGTTCTTATCTTGCAGAGGCGCCTTCTAGATACCAGAGCAGCGAATGGCCGTCCGCGTCTTCGTCCTTTGCTTCTCAGTACGGTGCGAAGAGCGAGTCTTCGTGGAGGGGTCTTTCCAGAGAAGATAGTCCGTCGAGGGCGCAATACGAAGGGGACAGCAAGGAGCGAGAGGTTTCCG ATTATGCGTCTGATCCAGAGGAGGTCGAATCGGAGCTCGAGTCGTCGACCGAAATATTCAAGTCTCCGCCGACTGCAGATGAGGACAAGCCAGCTGCTGACCGGGGTCGAACGGGAACGGGCCCGTTGCCTTCACCTAAATCATTTTTCGACATGGCGGGGTCGCCCTCCAGATCCGCTCAATCGAGCGCTGGAGAGGGCGAGGAAAGTCAGGACTTGAGCGACTCGCTCAAGAGTCAAGTGATGAGCTATAGCACGAGCGTTCCTTCAAGGCTGGACGAGACGTTAGAAGAGAGCATGTCTATATGGCCGCAGCGAAAAGAAGGCGATGGAGTAAGGGAGGACGAGGAGAGCCTTCCGAGCAATTCGATTGCACGTCAAGAATGGGAAGAATCGCAAGAAGAAAGTCGTGCAAAATTATCGTTCGCGAATTCACCCCAAGATGCAGACCACCCATATCATGCACCGCTTTCGCCACCTTACGACAAAAGGACGGACATCATGGAAGAAGATGATGCAGCGCAGCGGGAAAGTTACTCTCCCGCGAAATTCAGGTACACCCGACCGCCTTTGAGTCCCGTGAATCGCAATTTGGCACCGCCCTccagaccgagcagcagacggTCCGACTTTGAATCTCTGAAATCGGAATTTTTCGGCCCCTCTTCTTCCAACCGAGACACCGCGGCCTACGTATACGAACAGCTCAAAACCCCTCGCGACCGATGGGGGCGGCCCAAGCGAAACCGCCTCCCTCCCCTCGAATTTTGGCGGAACGAACGCGTCGTGTACGGGCACCGAAAGGGCGAGTTGATACCGTCACTGATCGGTGTAATTCGAAACACCTCGATCCCCACGCCTCTTCGCCCCTCCAGGCGGCGGAGGCTACCCACTCCGCCTATCGAGGCCGCGATGGGGGACCACGGAGACACTCAATACGGGACCATATCCGCCGCGCCAGGTGAAGGCGGCAGAGAAGAAAAAAGAGTCGTTGCCATCAAAACGCCGACCTGGAAGACGATCTCCATAGGGAACCCAAAGGCCCTGATAGCAGACTCTTTCGGTGGTGTGACTGGATGGATCAAGCTCCTGTCGGGGTCGAGACAAGAGTTCGGCGCTGATCCGAGACAATCCAAAGTCTTCTTCGTTCAAAAGGGCCAGCTCTCTGTGCAAATAGACAAAAAAGTTATTCACGTTTCTTCAGGCGGTACCGTTCTGGTTCCTCCAAATTATTCGTTCACCCTGACAAACATATCAAAAGGGTACGTGCCCTGCATTCTGGCGTTCATCGCGTATCCGGGAGACATGCTCCCGTCCGACGAAGTTCTGCTGTGA